AATATTGCAACAGTTATAATAGAAAAGCCAGCATTAATTGCAATTTTTGCTCCTATAATAGTAAAAATTGCTAAACCTATTGCATCCATTACGAGTAATTCTTTATAAAATGATTTTCCACTTTTCTTATATCTCTTCATAATAATAAATAATAAAATGGCTGTAATTATTGCCACAACTATATCCTGTGTATGAATAAGTACATTTGGTATCTTATTAACCAAAACATCCCTTATTATTCCTCCACCAACTGCCGTCATAACTGCTAAAACAACAACTCCTAAAATATCAAGTTTATGTTTTAGACCCTTTATAACTCCTGAAGCTGCAAAGGCAATAACACCTATTAAGTTTGCAACATATGTAAAATTTTCTATGAACATTTTATAACCTCGTACTAATATTATCTACTATAAATCTCTTTATTCTACTTTTTGCAATAGAATGTTTTCTCATTCTAAAAAATACCTTTGCCATAGTTTCTACATCATACATACTATTATGTAATTTTTCTTCTTCTAGAGGAACTTTATAATAATTTGCACATTCTATTAATTTTGGCCATTTATAACCATTAAGCCCCATAATTTTTACTATATCTATATTTTCAAGCATAGTGTCAAATTGATATTTCAATTTAAAAGGTAAAAAATCTCTATCAAAGCGAATATTATGAGCTATATAGTGGTCACAACCTTGACAAAATTCAACAAAAGATGGAAGATCTTCTAAAAAAGTTTTAGGATATACTTCAGAACTCATGCTTCTTCTTATGCCTATTTCTTCATCAGTTAAACCATTAACTCTTATAGCTCCTTCATTTATTTCTTCGCCTTTATTTCTATAATAAAATCTATTAAATTCTCCGACCTTTAACATTTCCAATGTTTCTAAATTTATACTTACCTTCATTGCCGACATTGATAAAACAGAAGATCCTCTTAACCCATTTGTTTCAACATCAAAAAATATTAATTTTTTATTCATTTCTTCACCTTCATATCAGTCTTTATCCAACTTTAATACTGCTAAAAATGCTTCTTGAGGTATATCAACATTACCTATAGATTTCATTCTTTTTTTACCTTCTTTTTGCTTTTCAAGAAGCTTTTTCTTTCTTGTAATATCTCCACCATAACACTTTGCTAAAACATTTTTTCTAAGAGCCTTTATTGTTTCTCTTGCTATTATTTTACCACCTAAGGCTGCTTGTATAGGTATTTCAAATTGTTGTCTAGGTATAACATCTTTTAATCTTTCAGCTATTGCCCTACCTCTTGTATAAGCATTATCTGAATGTGCTATGAAACAAAAAGCATCTATTGCTTCTCCTGAAACTAATATATCCACCTTTACAAGATTAGATTCTCTATATCCTATAAGTTCATATTCAAAGGAAGCATAACCCTTAGTTCTTGATTTTAATTTATCATAAAAATCAATTACAATTTCTGCAAGAGGTAATTCATATTCTACCATAACCCTATTTTCATCAAGATAATTCATATTTTTAAAAGTTCCTCTTTTTTCTTGGCATAGTTCCATAACATTTCCTACATATTCTTTTGGAACTATTACTGTTCCCTTAATATATGGTTCTTCTATTCTATTTCTTCCAACTGGAAATTCAGCTGGATTATCTATTAATCTAGTTTTATTATTTTCATCAGTAACATAATATTGAACTGAAGGTGCTGTAGAAATTAAATCTATTTCAAACTCTCTTCTTAATCTTTCAACCACTATTTCCATATGTAATAAGCCTAAAAATCCACATCTAAACCCAAACCCTAAGGCTAGTGAA
This DNA window, taken from Sneathia sanguinegens, encodes the following:
- a CDS encoding trimeric intracellular cation channel family protein — translated: MFIENFTYVANLIGVIAFAASGVIKGLKHKLDILGVVVLAVMTAVGGGIIRDVLVNKIPNVLIHTQDIVVAIITAILLFIIMKRYKKSGKSFYKELLVMDAIGLAIFTIIGAKIAINAGFSIITVAIFATITGVGGGVIRDIFVAEIPIILKEDIYAFLCFFGAILYYYLPRIFISDIVVFAIILIVRLIIIKYKINLPK
- a CDS encoding 3'-5' exonuclease; this encodes MNKKLIFFDVETNGLRGSSVLSMSAMKVSINLETLEMLKVGEFNRFYYRNKGEEINEGAIRVNGLTDEEIGIRRSMSSEVYPKTFLEDLPSFVEFCQGCDHYIAHNIRFDRDFLPFKLKYQFDTMLENIDIVKIMGLNGYKWPKLIECANYYKVPLEEEKLHNSMYDVETMAKVFFRMRKHSIAKSRIKRFIVDNISTRL